The genome window GTCAGCGAGAAGCTGGCGAACCCGGCCCCGCTGGGGCTGGCAGGCTTCGGGATAACGACGCTGGTGCTGAACGTCATTAATGCCGAGATCATCGACGGCGACAGCATCGGAGTGGTGCTCGCCCTGGGGCTGTTCTACGGAGGACTGGCGCAGCTTCTCGCCGGCATGTGGGAAGCGAAGAAGAACAACACCTTCGGGTTTACGGCCTTTAGCTCATACGGTGTCTTCTGGATCGGCCTGGGGACGCTGATTATACTCGAGGACAACGGCCTCGTAAGCGAAGTGCCGCCGGAAGGCATGTCCGTGTATCTGGTCGCGTGGGGACTCTTCACCACGTACATGTTCGTGGGTACGCTCAGGATATCGGTCGCGTTGCAGGTCGTTTTTGCCGGACTGTCGGTCCTGTTCTACCTGCTTGCCTGGGGCCAGCACAACGAAACGGTCCACCAGATCGCCGGCTACGAGGGCCTGCTGGTGGCGGGTGCGGCGCTCTACGCTTCGGCGGGAGGGATAATCAACGAGACCTGGGGCCGCGAGGTGCTGCCGCTCGGGGTTGTCCGCCGGCGCGCGGCGCCGACGGTGGCCGCGAGGGCGTGACCCACGCCTCGATTGCGCTGATTCCTGTCAACTTAGGAACGGACGAGGACGGCCCGCCGGTTCGGGCAGCCCAGCGTGTGCTATGCGCGCTCTATGCGGACGGCGCAGGCCTTGTACTCAGGCGTCTGAGCGACCGGGTCGTAGGCGTCGTTCGTCAGGACGTTGGTGAGCGCCTGCTCCGGGAAGTGGAAGCTGAGGAAGACCACGCCCACTGGCGAACGCTCTGTTAGCCGGGCGGCCGCCGTTACTTCGCCGCGCCGCGACACGACGCGCACCTTCTGCCCGTCCTCGATGCCCAGCCGCTGTCCGTCGACAGGGTTGATCTCGACCGTTTCCCGCGGCAGGAGCAGCCGTATCGCGGCCGAGCGTCCCGTCTGCGTGTGCGTGTGGTAGGCGGGGAGGCGGCGTCCCGTCGTCAGGACGAGGGGGAACTCGTCGTCGGGCTGCTCTGCCGGCGGAGTGTACCCGACGGGGCGGAAGTAGGCCGTCTGCTTGCCTTGCCACAGCTCGCTGTGGAGGTACGGCGTCCCCGGGTGGTCGGGCGTCGGGCAGGGCCACTGTATGCCCTCGCCTTCCAGCCGCTCGTATGAGATGCCGGTGAAGGCGGACGTGAGCGCGGCCATCTCGTCCCACACCTGGGAGACGTCCTCGTAGTCCATGCGGTAGCCGAGGCGCGTCGAAAGCTCTGCCAGGATGCGCCAGTCCTCGCGCGCGCTGCCGGGCGGGTCGACCGCCTTCCGCACGCGCTGGACGCGACGTTCCGTGTTGGTTATCGTGCCGTCGCTCTCGGCGAAAGAGGCGGCCGGCAGCACCACGTCGGCGAGGCGGGCGGTCTCTGTAAGGAAGAGGTCCTGCACGACTAATAGGTCGAGCGATTCCAGCGCGCGCTGCGCTTTCGAAGCGTCCGCCTCCGAGACGAGGACGTTCTCGCCCATGATGTAGGCGGCCTTCACGCGCCCCTCCAGCATCTCGTCGATGGCGGCGACCTTGGTGACGCCGGGACGCGCGGGCAGGGTGACGCCCCACGCCTCTTCCCACTTCCGGCGCACGTCGTCGTTGGCGATCTTCTGGTAGCCGGGCAGGTCGACGGGGCCGCAGCCCATGTCGCAGGCGCCCTGCACGTTATTCTGGCCCCGCAGCGGG of Dehalococcoidia bacterium contains these proteins:
- a CDS encoding acetate uptake transporter; the protein is MANGEMVVSEKLANPAPLGLAGFGITTLVLNVINAEIIDGDSIGVVLALGLFYGGLAQLLAGMWEAKKNNTFGFTAFSSYGVFWIGLGTLIILEDNGLVSEVPPEGMSVYLVAWGLFTTYMFVGTLRISVALQVVFAGLSVLFYLLAWGQHNETVHQIAGYEGLLVAGAALYASAGGIINETWGREVLPLGVVRRRAAPTVAARA
- a CDS encoding molybdopterin-dependent oxidoreductase, whose protein sequence is TALFNAMARVIIEEGLEARDLIEMSTEGFEEFRASVQEFTPERAEEITGVPAEDIVAAAREYATTKPAAIIYTMGVTQHICGVQNVQSLSNLALLCGNFGRANSGVNPLRGQNNVQGACDMGCGPVDLPGYQKIANDDVRRKWEEAWGVTLPARPGVTKVAAIDEMLEGRVKAAYIMGENVLVSEADASKAQRALESLDLLVVQDLFLTETARLADVVLPAASFAESDGTITNTERRVQRVRKAVDPPGSAREDWRILAELSTRLGYRMDYEDVSQVWDEMAALTSAFTGISYERLEGEGIQWPCPTPDHPGTPYLHSELWQGKQTAYFRPVGYTPPAEQPDDEFPLVLTTGRRLPAYHTHTQTGRSAAIRLLLPRETVEINPVDGQRLGIEDGQKVRVVSRRGEVTAAARLTERSPVGVVFLSFHFPEQALTNVLTNDAYDPVAQTPEYKACAVRIERA